A single Prochlorococcus marinus XMU1410 DNA region contains:
- a CDS encoding DUF1995 family protein, producing the protein METNYRLPKDLNESLKNMEDAIIPSLLDSNKRFTIEFNFEGLKFNRIGITIYKILSKNNNVFITFADQGAVALAQRDYPDIKDKIFTFKSFNESNNISNIDSAMISILPQPYDFDSFEPMSDNYQGTHYSLNPKFEDANIGIGSVIRERRKNFVKTWKNIYFLQPLNNSALMHIYPNNWLLFKEENKRYFFKKEFEIKPDNESIFVNL; encoded by the coding sequence ATGGAAACCAATTACAGACTACCTAAAGATTTAAATGAATCTCTTAAGAATATGGAGGATGCAATTATTCCAAGTTTATTAGATTCAAATAAAAGATTTACTATAGAATTTAATTTTGAAGGATTGAAGTTTAACAGAATTGGAATAACTATTTACAAGATATTGTCTAAAAATAATAATGTATTTATAACATTTGCTGATCAAGGTGCTGTTGCTTTGGCACAAAGAGACTATCCGGATATCAAAGATAAAATTTTTACTTTTAAATCATTTAATGAATCAAATAATATATCTAATATAGATAGTGCAATGATATCGATACTACCTCAGCCATATGATTTCGATTCATTTGAACCAATGTCTGATAATTATCAAGGTACGCATTATTCATTAAATCCAAAATTTGAAGATGCCAATATTGGTATAGGAAGTGTTATTAGAGAGCGACGTAAAAACTTTGTCAAAACATGGAAAAATATTTATTTTCTGCAGCCTTTAAATAATTCTGCTCTTATGCATATTTATCCAAATAATTGGTTGCTTTTCAAAGAAGAAAATAAAAGATATTTTTTTAAAAAAGAATTTGAAATTAAACCTGACAATGAATCTATTTTTGTGAATTTATAG
- a CDS encoding flavin reductase family protein — MTLNLEAKKILLRKIPHGLFICGVRDEDKNEVNGFTASWVTQGSFTPPLVVMAVRAEGSSHEIIKSTNKFSLNVLKSDQKDLAAVFFKPQKALGGRFESVEFNLGELGLPILVDSVGGVECKVVGSVIHGDHTVFVGEVLSAYLNNDVDSLNLSSTGWNYGG; from the coding sequence ATGACATTAAATCTAGAAGCAAAAAAAATCTTATTAAGAAAAATACCTCACGGATTATTCATTTGTGGAGTTAGAGACGAAGATAAAAATGAAGTGAATGGATTTACTGCTAGTTGGGTGACTCAAGGTTCCTTCACTCCTCCATTAGTCGTTATGGCTGTTAGAGCAGAAGGTTCTAGTCATGAAATAATAAAGTCTACCAATAAGTTCTCATTAAATGTCCTTAAAAGTGATCAAAAAGATCTAGCAGCTGTTTTCTTTAAACCCCAAAAAGCATTAGGAGGCAGATTTGAATCTGTTGAATTTAATTTAGGTGAACTTGGATTGCCTATTTTGGTTGATAGTGTTGGTGGAGTTGAATGTAAAGTTGTTGGAAGTGTTATTCATGGAGACCATACAGTTTTTGTAGGAGAAGTTCTATCTGCTTATTTGAATAATGATGTTGACTCTCTAAATTTATCTTCAACTGGCTGGAATTATGGAGGTTAA
- a CDS encoding D-alanyl-D-alanine carboxypeptidase, which produces MIKKIYSFFLIVLVLVTSPFLIRYLLANQKITILNSIYFNFPGIITKNKICPTYDALLNQTLDNSFSVSIINNKGEIISSYNEDVPRLPASNQKLFSSAYILSKYKLNNNLKTSLFKNKNDYYLQGQGDPDLNYEHIIELISNVKENKIINFNIVEIDSKLYWPNGWTNTDKLYEYGSPITSLAIESNHNKYDDIYSLKIFIKNYLKNKFQNSKIYIDFFDSEKTFYLKNIKEINKIYSTPIISLLTLTNSESHNFTAESLFKNASNTWNDNDYIKLKRWLENKGLPTTNAYFADASGLSRKNKITTSLVVLFLDKMRYFNDFKAYQSTLSITGVRGTLAKRFVNSELSGKFFGKTGTLSNVFALSGYLYKNERPIIISIIQNSNKIDKEKAFKLLRDLYYLKSC; this is translated from the coding sequence GTGATAAAAAAAATTTATTCATTTTTCTTAATTGTTCTTGTATTAGTAACATCTCCTTTCTTAATAAGATATTTACTAGCAAATCAGAAAATAACTATTTTAAATAGTATTTATTTTAATTTCCCGGGAATAATTACTAAAAACAAAATATGTCCTACTTATGATGCTTTATTGAATCAAACGCTTGATAATTCTTTTAGTGTATCAATTATTAATAATAAAGGGGAAATAATAAGTTCCTACAATGAGGATGTTCCAAGGTTACCGGCATCTAATCAAAAATTATTCTCATCAGCTTATATCTTAAGTAAATATAAATTAAATAATAATTTAAAAACTTCCTTATTTAAAAATAAAAACGATTATTATTTACAAGGTCAAGGTGATCCAGATCTTAATTATGAACATATAATCGAACTAATTTCAAATGTTAAAGAAAATAAAATTATTAACTTTAATATTGTAGAAATTGATTCAAAATTATATTGGCCTAATGGTTGGACAAATACTGATAAACTTTACGAATATGGATCTCCAATTACATCTCTTGCAATAGAAAGTAATCACAATAAATATGATGATATTTATTCATTAAAAATTTTTATTAAAAATTATTTAAAAAATAAATTTCAAAATTCAAAAATATATATAGATTTTTTTGATTCAGAAAAAACTTTTTATTTAAAAAATATTAAAGAAATAAATAAAATATATTCAACTCCAATTATTTCATTGTTAACTCTAACAAATTCTGAAAGCCATAATTTTACAGCTGAATCTCTCTTTAAAAATGCCTCAAATACATGGAACGATAATGACTATATAAAATTGAAAAGATGGCTTGAAAATAAGGGCCTCCCAACAACTAATGCATACTTTGCAGATGCTAGTGGATTGTCTCGAAAAAATAAAATTACAACAAGCTTAGTTGTATTGTTTTTAGATAAAATGAGATATTTTAATGATTTTAAAGCTTATCAATCTACACTTTCAATTACTGGAGTAAGAGGGACATTAGCAAAAAGATTTGTAAATAGTGAATTGTCTGGAAAGTTTTTTGGCAAAACTGGGACTCTTTCAAATGTCTTTGCATTATCTGGCTATTTATATAAAAATGAAAGGCCAATAATTATAAGCATTATCCAAAATTCTAATAAAATTGATAAAGAAAAAGCTTTTAAATTATTACGTGATCTTTATTACTTGAAATCTTGTTAA
- a CDS encoding cysteine desulfurase family protein — MENNFIYLDNASTTPLSENVLNIINSTYRNYWHNPSSTYELGIKCSTYLEKIRSKIAHIFEADSEDIIFTSGSSESTNIVFNNIYENFKNGRVVISNVEHQATTICANKLRKQNWDIYEWTVNNDGILNISNIENILNNDTKLVSIIWGQSEIGTIQPVQFIGTKCEELNIMFHLDGTQILSNGIFSWKDLKCDFLSLSAHKFGGPKGTGILLTKEKSRKVLKNNDISLTQEFSIRQGTQALPLIAGMYESLKNIKGEIKLYDYITEFPSNNVNKLKNYFFQKIKDNNHIKITGSINHRLPNHISFLLLNKLFEPIRAYKIVNFMSENKIAISSGSACSSSSGKPSSTLKNIGLKDDELYSNIRVTLGSINNKSEIDKFLELIQICIEKF, encoded by the coding sequence ATGGAAAATAATTTTATTTATTTAGATAATGCATCCACAACTCCATTATCTGAGAATGTTTTAAATATAATTAATTCAACTTACAGGAATTATTGGCATAACCCTTCATCTACATATGAGCTAGGGATAAAATGCTCTACATATCTAGAAAAAATTAGATCTAAAATTGCTCATATTTTTGAAGCAGATTCAGAGGATATAATTTTTACATCTGGTTCTTCGGAATCGACAAATATTGTATTTAATAATATTTATGAGAACTTTAAAAATGGTAGGGTTGTTATTTCAAATGTTGAACATCAAGCAACAACTATTTGTGCTAATAAACTAAGAAAACAGAATTGGGATATTTACGAATGGACGGTAAATAATGATGGAATTTTAAATATTTCTAATATCGAAAACATTTTAAACAATGATACTAAGCTTGTATCAATTATTTGGGGACAAAGTGAAATTGGGACAATACAACCTGTCCAATTTATTGGTACCAAATGTGAAGAATTAAATATAATGTTTCATTTAGATGGAACTCAAATATTAAGTAATGGAATATTCAGTTGGAAAGATCTCAAATGTGATTTTTTAAGTTTATCTGCTCATAAATTTGGAGGTCCAAAAGGGACCGGTATTCTTTTAACAAAAGAAAAGTCTAGAAAAGTTTTAAAAAATAATGACATATCACTTACTCAGGAATTTTCAATTAGACAAGGGACACAAGCTTTGCCATTAATCGCAGGAATGTATGAATCATTAAAGAATATTAAAGGAGAAATAAAATTATATGATTACATAACTGAATTTCCTTCTAATAATGTTAATAAACTCAAAAATTATTTTTTTCAAAAAATTAAGGATAATAATCATATAAAGATTACGGGTAGTATTAACCATAGACTTCCCAACCATATTTCGTTTCTACTATTAAATAAACTATTTGAGCCTATAAGGGCCTATAAGATTGTTAATTTCATGTCAGAAAATAAAATAGCCATAAGTAGTGGAAGTGCTTGTTCAAGTTCATCTGGGAAACCTAGTTCAACACTTAAAAATATTGGTTTAAAAGATGATGAACTATATTCAAATATTCGTGTTACTTTAGGTTCAATAAACAATAAGTCAGAAATAGATAAATTTTTAGAACTTATTCAAATATGTATTGAAAAATTTTAA
- a CDS encoding PHP domain-containing protein: MNREDLVKLTSNINKKSCPKDINFHCHTKFSDGSLEPYELLEQAYKNNLKFLSITDHHTIKAHEYIKKNNILKNYPKDSFTLISGIEINCLILGCLVHVIGLGIDIKSKYLNPYILGESPIGNDLNIKSVIKAINLAGGLSFLAHPARYRIPFYKLIPEAKRQGIDGIEVWYDYELNEVWNPSLFVCSEIDKLADKYSMLKTCGTDSHGLSLLGR, from the coding sequence ATGAATAGGGAAGACTTAGTTAAATTAACTTCCAATATTAATAAAAAAAGTTGTCCTAAAGATATTAATTTTCACTGTCATACAAAATTTAGTGATGGAAGTCTAGAACCATATGAACTTTTAGAACAAGCTTATAAAAATAACTTGAAATTTTTATCAATAACCGATCATCATACAATTAAAGCTCATGAATATATAAAAAAAAATAATATACTCAAAAATTATCCTAAAGATTCTTTTACATTAATTTCGGGAATAGAAATTAATTGTTTGATTCTAGGATGTTTAGTACATGTAATTGGATTGGGAATAGATATAAAAAGTAAATACCTAAATCCCTACATCCTTGGAGAGTCTCCAATAGGTAATGATTTAAATATTAAGTCAGTTATTAAAGCAATAAATTTAGCTGGTGGTTTATCATTTCTTGCACATCCAGCGAGATACAGGATTCCCTTTTATAAATTAATTCCAGAGGCCAAAAGACAAGGTATTGATGGAATAGAGGTTTGGTACGATTATGAACTTAATGAAGTATGGAATCCTAGTTTATTTGTATGTTCAGAAATAGATAAATTAGCAGATAAATATTCAATGCTAAAAACATGCGGAACAGATAGTCACGGACTTTCGCTATTAGGTAGATAA
- the hemJ gene encoding protoporphyrinogen oxidase HemJ yields MSAEAYLWFKSLHIMGVIVWFAGLFYLVRLFIYHEESKNMDNELKIAFNKQYTLMEKRLANIITTPGMILALSMAICMVIMQPSWLSEKWLQIKISFVLALVIYHSYCYKIMYSLQNGTSTISAKNLRLLNELPTLLLFIIVLLVIFKNNFPTSVATWSVVGLIIFMLASIQLYAKIRKKNENSLSNE; encoded by the coding sequence TTGTCAGCTGAAGCATATCTCTGGTTTAAATCACTTCACATTATGGGTGTAATCGTTTGGTTTGCGGGACTTTTTTATTTGGTAAGACTTTTTATATATCATGAAGAATCTAAAAATATGGATAATGAATTAAAAATTGCCTTTAATAAACAATACACCTTGATGGAAAAAAGACTGGCAAATATAATCACAACACCTGGGATGATATTAGCTTTAAGTATGGCTATATGCATGGTTATTATGCAACCAAGTTGGTTAAGTGAGAAGTGGTTGCAAATTAAAATTTCTTTTGTTTTAGCATTAGTAATTTATCATTCTTATTGTTATAAAATAATGTATTCATTACAAAATGGTACTTCAACCATTTCAGCAAAAAACCTTAGATTATTAAATGAATTGCCTACTTTATTATTATTTATAATTGTACTTTTAGTTATTTTTAAAAATAATTTTCCAACTAGTGTTGCTACATGGAGCGTAGTTGGACTAATTATTTTCATGTTGGCTTCAATACAATTATATGCAAAGATTAGAAAGAAAAATGAGAATTCATTAAGTAATGAATAG
- the dapF gene encoding diaminopimelate epimerase, producing the protein MKNITFEKYQGNGNDFVIIDSRGNELYKNYKTNKIFDIQKICNRQFGIGADGVIFIEEPNEDNYAKMIIFNSDGSEAQMCGNGIRCLVEYLHVNDSMNNKNIEYKIETKAGLKIAKYINDEITVKMGVPILECKNIPTTIEKKINSIPSHEFIEKDFNNMGYAVGMGNPHLIFFVKDIELIVLSRLGPIFEKNELFPEKTNVHFCQILNRDNIKVKVWERGAGPTLACGTGACAIHVAAYKLGLCNSKTIVTLPGGNLKIDWSKDDCEVMMTGTAKKVFSGSMLVN; encoded by the coding sequence ATGAAAAATATAACTTTTGAAAAATATCAAGGTAACGGAAATGATTTCGTAATAATAGATTCTAGAGGAAATGAATTATATAAAAATTACAAGACAAATAAAATATTTGATATACAAAAAATTTGCAACAGGCAATTTGGTATTGGGGCAGATGGTGTGATTTTTATAGAAGAACCTAATGAAGATAATTATGCAAAAATGATAATTTTTAATTCTGATGGTTCTGAAGCACAAATGTGTGGAAACGGAATTAGGTGTTTAGTTGAGTATCTCCACGTAAATGATTCAATGAATAATAAAAATATAGAATATAAAATTGAGACTAAAGCAGGTTTAAAAATTGCAAAATATATAAATGATGAAATTACAGTAAAAATGGGAGTTCCAATTTTAGAATGTAAAAATATTCCAACAACAATTGAAAAAAAAATAAATTCAATTCCTTCACACGAATTTATTGAGAAAGATTTTAATAATATGGGTTATGCCGTAGGAATGGGAAATCCTCATTTAATATTCTTTGTAAAAGACATAGAGTTAATTGTTCTCTCCAGACTTGGTCCTATATTTGAAAAAAATGAATTATTTCCAGAAAAAACTAATGTGCATTTTTGTCAAATTTTAAATAGAGATAATATCAAAGTAAAAGTATGGGAAAGAGGTGCAGGACCAACCTTAGCTTGTGGAACAGGTGCCTGTGCTATCCATGTAGCAGCTTATAAATTAGGCCTTTGTAATTCAAAAACCATAGTAACCTTACCAGGAGGTAATCTTAAAATTGATTGGTCAAAAGACGATTGTGAAGTAATGATGACCGGTACTGCTAAAAAGGTTTTCTCAGGATCAATGTTAGTAAATTAA
- the uvrC gene encoding excinuclease ABC subunit UvrC: MSNSSIETIDNKYNFKIEYKLINNKELLKSRLSEIPKSSGCYLFKDIDNNLLYIGKSKKLRSRVSSYFNNFSDLTPRLSLMVRQITEIEIIVTDSEYEALNLESNLIKTNKPYFNILLKDDKKYPYLCITWSEKYPRIFITRRRRNRNNLDRYYGPYVDVGLLRRTLFTIKKIFPLRQRPRPVYKDRTCLNYSIGRCPGVCQEVISSDDYKKIMKQVSMIFQGRNDDLEIFLQKKMLQFSNDLDYENAAKIRDQISGLKLLTESQKISIPDSSINRDIFGIVSEKNVASIQIFQMRSGKLIGRIGYSQKLNNQDENLILQKILEEHYMNVEAVEIPSEILIQYNLPKQVTIEDWLTELRKKKVKILIPKRNKKHETVEMVLKNAKLELDRILNGIQDNESSIEDLAQILELGEQPKRIEGYDISHIQGSDPVASQVVFIDGIPSKQHYRKYKIKDPNVFVGHSDDFASIYEVIYRRFKKWSRFKKSGGDLSIFNDKTNSKLDNELLSDWPDLIMIDGGKGQLNAAIKALKELNLEEEVTICSLAKKNEEIFIPGFTKSLDTDENQKGVLLLRRVRDEAHRFALSFHRDKRSKRMNRSQLSQISGLGPSRIRELLEHFKSIDAIRIASKEDLSKVKGLGKNSVNDIYDYFNEL, translated from the coding sequence ATGAGTAATTCTTCTATAGAAACAATAGATAACAAATATAATTTTAAAATTGAATATAAATTAATTAATAATAAAGAGTTACTTAAATCAAGATTATCCGAAATCCCAAAGTCATCTGGTTGCTATCTTTTTAAAGATATAGATAATAATTTACTTTATATAGGTAAATCTAAAAAACTACGCAGTAGAGTAAGTAGTTATTTTAATAATTTTTCAGATTTAACTCCAAGATTAAGTTTGATGGTTCGTCAAATTACTGAAATAGAAATTATAGTCACAGATAGCGAATATGAAGCACTAAATTTAGAGTCAAATTTAATAAAAACAAACAAACCATACTTTAATATTCTTTTAAAGGATGATAAGAAATATCCTTATCTTTGCATAACTTGGAGTGAAAAATATCCTCGAATATTTATTACAAGAAGAAGAAGAAATAGAAATAATTTAGATAGATATTATGGACCTTATGTAGATGTCGGATTATTAAGGAGAACATTATTTACGATAAAAAAAATATTTCCACTTAGACAAAGGCCAAGGCCAGTCTATAAAGATAGAACTTGTTTGAATTACTCAATAGGAAGATGTCCAGGTGTTTGCCAAGAAGTAATATCATCAGACGATTATAAAAAAATAATGAAACAAGTATCTATGATATTTCAGGGAAGGAATGATGACTTAGAAATATTTTTACAAAAAAAAATGCTGCAATTTTCAAATGATTTAGATTATGAGAATGCAGCAAAAATAAGGGACCAAATTTCAGGTTTAAAATTATTAACTGAATCACAAAAAATATCAATACCAGATTCTTCAATTAATAGAGATATCTTTGGAATAGTTTCAGAAAAAAATGTAGCTAGTATACAAATTTTCCAAATGAGATCTGGTAAGCTCATTGGAAGAATTGGCTATAGTCAAAAATTAAATAATCAAGATGAAAATCTTATTTTACAAAAGATATTAGAAGAGCATTATATGAATGTAGAAGCTGTAGAAATACCATCAGAAATTCTTATTCAATATAACCTTCCAAAACAAGTAACCATAGAGGATTGGTTAACGGAGCTAAGAAAAAAGAAAGTAAAAATCTTAATCCCAAAAAGAAATAAAAAACATGAAACTGTAGAAATGGTTTTAAAAAATGCGAAATTGGAATTAGATAGAATATTAAATGGGATACAAGATAATGAATCATCAATTGAGGATCTTGCTCAAATACTTGAATTAGGCGAACAACCTAAAAGAATTGAAGGTTATGATATAAGCCATATACAAGGTAGTGACCCTGTAGCATCACAAGTCGTTTTTATTGATGGGATTCCTTCTAAACAGCATTATAGGAAATATAAAATTAAAGATCCAAACGTTTTTGTAGGACATAGTGATGATTTTGCTTCGATATATGAAGTAATATATAGAAGGTTTAAAAAATGGTCAAGATTTAAAAAAAGCGGAGGGGATTTATCAATATTTAATGATAAAACGAATAGTAAATTAGACAATGAACTTCTATCAGATTGGCCTGATTTAATAATGATTGATGGAGGAAAAGGGCAGTTAAATGCAGCTATTAAAGCATTAAAAGAATTAAATCTTGAGGAAGAAGTAACTATATGTTCATTAGCAAAAAAAAATGAAGAAATATTTATTCCAGGCTTTACTAAGTCTCTTGATACTGATGAAAATCAAAAAGGTGTTCTTCTATTAAGAAGGGTAAGAGATGAAGCACATAGATTTGCATTATCTTTTCATAGAGACAAAAGATCTAAGAGAATGAATAGATCTCAATTGTCCCAAATCAGTGGATTAGGACCATCAAGAATAAGAGAATTGCTTGAGCATTTTAAATCAATAGACGCGATAAGAATAGCTAGTAAAGAGGATTTATCAAAAGTTAAAGGACTTGGAAAAAATTCAGTGAATGATATATATGATTATTTTAACGAGTTATAA
- the coaD gene encoding pantetheine-phosphate adenylyltransferase: MKILYPGTFDPLTNGHIDLIERAEKIFGNIVVAVLENTSKTPTFNLERRIIQIKNSLSHLPNIEVISYSGLTVDCANDLKANLILRGLRAMSDFEYELQIAHTNKSLNNDIETIFLSTNTNYSFLSSSLVKEVAKFGGEINHMVPPSVESDLKEYFK; encoded by the coding sequence ATGAAAATTCTTTATCCTGGTACATTTGATCCTTTAACAAACGGGCATATTGATTTAATAGAAAGAGCTGAAAAAATATTTGGCAATATTGTAGTTGCTGTTTTAGAAAATACTTCTAAAACTCCAACATTTAATCTTGAAAGAAGAATAATACAAATAAAAAATTCTCTTTCTCATTTACCTAATATTGAAGTTATTTCTTATTCTGGTCTAACTGTTGATTGTGCAAATGATCTAAAAGCTAATCTTATTCTTAGAGGCTTAAGAGCAATGAGTGATTTTGAGTATGAACTTCAGATTGCTCATACAAATAAATCTCTTAATAATGATATTGAAACTATATTTTTATCGACAAATACAAATTATAGTTTTCTAAGTAGTTCTTTAGTAAAAGAAGTTGCAAAATTTGGTGGTGAAATTAATCACATGGTACCCCCCTCTGTTGAGAGTGATTTAAAAGAGTATTTTAAATAA